Part of the Zingiber officinale cultivar Zhangliang chromosome 8A, Zo_v1.1, whole genome shotgun sequence genome, TAATATCCGTCTCCCtaattttcggacaggatcatatgagATCCATCAAATGTGATTGAAagatttcttttataatcaaaagATCAATGGAGGCTCTAAGACCATCTCCAACCCGCATCATCAAATTTGGTGTAATTTTCACACTAAAATGGTGCAATTTCAACACCAAATACTATTTCAACTCCAACCCATCAACACCATATCACACCaaaaagaaatattctttagaatattctattattcttattaattttttatatgataattattatatttaaaattaatacttcttaatatttgatatttaaatatattttaaaaatattataaaatcacacacaattaggataaaatattttactattttatatttaaaacatttaattatactataaataaagataaagaaaataataattattaattaattatatttgattttataataatataatagaattaaaaaaaattctctccatCACCAAATATAGTGATGTGAATAGTGCAACATCAAATATGGTGTTGCACTATTCACATCATCATATTTGGTGATATTTAGGGTGGGATTTGATGTATAAGTTAGAAtaatttgatattaaatttacatCAAATTTGATATTTTGATGATGGATTGGAGATGCCTAAGTGCAAcagggagtttttttttttttttttccaaatttggTGGACATAATTTATTAGTGGAAACATGTCAAAACTATCGTCACACAAAAGTCCAGGTCAACGATCACACTTTTTTTTGTTCATCACGAAGAAAATGAAGGGCTACAGCCCGCGAGATTTCGTAGAACACTTGGCGTCCTCTTTTAAGGCGTCCTCCGCCTTCATCTCGATCCCAACTTCTTCTTCACCTGCAATTTTGATCAAATCTTCGAAAATGGCGAAGCTTTCGTGGAGGTCTCTGCTCCCCAGCTGCTACCGCAATGGCGCGGAGGAGAAGCAGCAGAAGAATAACAGGTCCGCCCCCCAGCCGATATCCTTCCCGCGGCTGGCCTGGTCCGACCTCAGCAGCTCCGGCGGCGTCCTCTCGCCGGAGGACCTCTCTACGTCCCTCCCGGGGTCCAACCTGCACATCTTCACGCTGGGAGAGCTGCGCGCGGCCACGCAGGGGTTCTCCGCCGCCAACTTCCTCGGCGCAGGCGGCTTCGGGCCCGTGTTCAAGGGCTTCCTCGATGACCGGGCGCAGACAGTGGCCGTGAAGCTCCTCGACTTGGACGGTGCGCAGGGGCACAAGGAATGGCTGGTGAGCGAATCCAATTCTTATAATTAACCCaaaattactttctttctttAACGATCGAGATTAATTATGTGCGTGTGTTTTTGTTCGATTCCAGGTGATCGATCGAAGGCTGAAGTGATCTTTCTCGGGCAGTTGAGGCACGAGCGTCTGGTGAAGCTGATCGGATACTGCTTCGAGGACGACCAGAGACTGCTGGTGTACGAGTTCATGGCCAAAGGCAGCTTGGAGAACCACCTGTTCCAGAGTATGCATGCTCTGTTTTTTCCCCTCTTTTAATTTCTCACTCAATTTTCTTACCTTAATTCCCTTGATAACGATATTTTTGGTAGGTTATAGCGCGGCCTTGCCATGGTCAACGAGGTTAAAGATCGCCATTGGAGCAGCTCAGGGTTTGACCTTTCTCCATGACATCGAGAAGCCAGTGATCTACAGGGACTTCAAAACCTCAAATATTCTATTGGACTCGGTAAGAATATATACACTTTCTCAGAATTGTCTGCTCTTTTTATCGATCACGAGGAAAGTTGTTACCTTAAGGAATTAGTCAACGTTTGCAACTTAATTAAGGATTACAACGCAAAGCTGTCAGACTTTGGACTGGCGAAGGATGGACCTGAAGGAGACGAGAGCCATGTCTCGACCAGAGTGATGGGCACTGAAGGATACGCTGCACCGGAATACATTATGACCGGTAACATAATTCTTTTAATTTGGGGCCGGGGATTAATTCGAGTTTCCTTTAATTAGCATCTAACGATACCATCGCCTTATTCAGGCCACCTTACGGCGATGAGCGACGTGTACTGCTTCGGGGTGGTGCTGCTGGAGCTGCTGGCAGGTCGGCGATCGATCGACAAGAGCCGGCCGCTGAAGGAGCGCAACCTGGTGGAGTGGGCGAGGCCTTACTTGAGCAACGCGAGTCGACTGCACCGGATCATGGACGCGAGACTCGACGGGCAGTACTCGCTGCGAGGTGCAGAAAAGGTGGCCTCGGTGGCGCACCAATGCCTGAGCCGGCGACCGAAGTCTAGGCCGGTCATGTCCGCCGTCGTCAAGATGCTGGAGCCTCTCTTGGACTTGGACAGCACGGCGGCAGTGGCGCCGTTTGTGTACGTCGTGCCGACGGATGGCACGACGGATGAGAAGGACGACGACTGCGAGAAGGAATTGGCAAAAAATGAAGCCGAAAAGGATGAGCCGCAACATCGCCACCGTCATCGTCACCAACACCATcctcgccgccgccgccaccgccaCCGCCACCGCCACCACGACAACGATCAGGATGACGATCATATGCACGAGGTGAACTCCCCGAGAGCAGGGGATCTGCATGAACAAGGTGGTTCATGAATTGAGCATGCTaaatcctttgatgtctacaatgTGTTTAGATCAtttgttttttgatatatggacaCGACGCATACATTCATATTCTTGTGAATAAAAATGGATTATTCTTCCACAATTTGATACCTAAAATGCTCTTCTGACCAAAGAAGTTTCCTTTGAATAGTGATCCtgaaagctgagaagacgaatcTGTCGGAATGACGTATCTGAagggttgaccgcatcctcttgaTTCGGTGGtgatctgtccgctgcgttgaccagatcgtcagaagtcctcctccggtcaactgtacctgtatccagcgatcGGGTTCCcgcggtctctggtacctcggtgctcgaggcgaatcccacagacgtataagtaaccgcataatagtatagcaataaaatgaacagataccgagtacgagaacttaccctggcccagggggcgccctcggatggatggatgaactGATTGGGATACTGACCGAGTCGCCACGGCTCTGAATAGTAGATATATGTCCGCCCAGTGAGTAGTTGGCTCCAGTGGCTTGGAGCCTGACACGATATGGATCCGTAGGATGATGCACTGTCCGACTACaatctcggctcgcaggccggaatacaacagcggcacgaaggccgaatacactctcggctcgcaggccggcatACAGACATAGTACGATACCTGAACGGCGGCTGCTCGGAGGGTGGCGGCGAACTACCGCACGGATGATGGCGGTGGACTGCTGCCAGGAGGCAGTACCCGCTGTAGTCGTCGGCAACGGCCACTAGAAGTGCCGGCAGCGGTGGAGGAGGTGTCTGGGACTACTGGAGACGCCGACGATGTCTATGATAGTCGCCGGAAGTAGTAGTGACGGCGGGGGAAGCCGGCTGCAACTGGAGGAGGCGGTGCTAGCTGGCAGCAGCGGCACCTGTCGCTGGGGGTGGAGGCATGGAGAACTCACTGTGATGCTTGTCGGTGGAACGCTGCTTGCgcgaagaaaagaagaggagatGGCGGCCAGCGACCGGTTCCGGCGAAGAAGGAACAGACGATGTTGTCGGTTAGGGCGCGATGGCATGGAGCCACGGCTCGGTGGCGGCGGAAACGCGAGATGCGCCGGCAACAACGGCGAGAGGCCACGATGTCGAGAGAGAAGGGAGGAGGTGGCTCGAAGATGATCGTCGCCAGCGGCCTCCTCCGATGTCGTTGAAGATGGATCAAGAAGAAGCTCTTTTTTCTCCTTTATGTGGCGGCGGCAGAACCACCAAAAACCCCTTCTCCTCTGTCGCTGGCGACGGATCCCcccctc contains:
- the LOC122011435 gene encoding serine/threonine-protein kinase RIPK-like isoform X2 — translated: MAKLSWRSLLPSCYRNGAEEKQQKNNRSAPQPISFPRLAWSDLSSSGGVLSPEDLSTSLPGSNLHIFTLGELRAATQGFSAANFLGAGGFGPVFKGFLDDRAQTVAVKLLDLDGAQGHKEWLAEVIFLGQLRHERLVKLIGYCFEDDQRLLVYEFMAKGSLENHLFQSYSAALPWSTRLKIAIGAAQGLTFLHDIEKPVIYRDFKTSNILLDSLSDFGLAKDGPEGDESHVSTRVMGTEGYAAPEYIMTGHLTAMSDVYCFGVVLLELLAGRRSIDKSRPLKERNLVEWARPYLSNASRLHRIMDARLDGQYSLRGAEKVASVAHQCLSRRPKSRPVMSAVVKMLEPLLDLDSTAAVAPFVYVVPTDGTTDEKDDDCEKELAKNEAEKDEPQHRHRHRHQHHPRRRRHRHRHRHHDNDQDDDHMHEVNSPRAGDLHEQGGS
- the LOC122011435 gene encoding serine/threonine-protein kinase RIPK-like isoform X1, producing the protein MAKLSWRSLLPSCYRNGAEEKQQKNNRSAPQPISFPRLAWSDLSSSGGVLSPEDLSTSLPGSNLHIFTLGELRAATQGFSAANFLGAGGFGPVFKGFLDDRAQTVAVKLLDLDGAQGHKEWLAEVIFLGQLRHERLVKLIGYCFEDDQRLLVYEFMAKGSLENHLFQSYSAALPWSTRLKIAIGAAQGLTFLHDIEKPVIYRDFKTSNILLDSDYNAKLSDFGLAKDGPEGDESHVSTRVMGTEGYAAPEYIMTGHLTAMSDVYCFGVVLLELLAGRRSIDKSRPLKERNLVEWARPYLSNASRLHRIMDARLDGQYSLRGAEKVASVAHQCLSRRPKSRPVMSAVVKMLEPLLDLDSTAAVAPFVYVVPTDGTTDEKDDDCEKELAKNEAEKDEPQHRHRHRHQHHPRRRRHRHRHRHHDNDQDDDHMHEVNSPRAGDLHEQGGS